The following are encoded together in the Gordonia insulae genome:
- the rplD gene encoding 50S ribosomal protein L4: MSTETTTNLTLDVKSADGKTNGTVDLPADLFDAPANIALMHQVVVAQQAAGRQGTHSTKTRGQVSGGGAKPYRQKGTGRARQGSTRAPQFAGGGVVHGPQPRDYSQRTPKKMKAAALRGALSDRARNERIHVITELVAGQAPSTKSARRFLEALSDRRKFLVVLGREDDAAWKSVANLQNVLPIAPDQLNTYDVLDADEVVFSVETLNAFIEQNKKEA, translated from the coding sequence ATGAGCACCGAGACGACAACGAATCTGACGCTGGACGTGAAGTCGGCCGACGGCAAGACCAACGGCACCGTTGATCTGCCCGCCGACCTGTTCGACGCGCCGGCCAACATCGCGCTGATGCACCAGGTCGTCGTGGCCCAGCAGGCCGCGGGACGCCAGGGCACCCACTCGACCAAGACCCGTGGTCAGGTCAGTGGTGGCGGCGCCAAGCCGTACCGGCAGAAGGGCACCGGTCGCGCCCGCCAGGGTTCGACCCGCGCACCACAGTTCGCCGGTGGTGGCGTCGTGCACGGCCCGCAGCCGCGCGACTACAGCCAGCGCACCCCCAAGAAGATGAAGGCCGCCGCCCTGCGCGGGGCACTCTCGGACCGGGCGCGCAACGAGCGCATCCACGTGATCACCGAACTGGTTGCCGGGCAGGCCCCGTCGACCAAGTCGGCACGTCGGTTCCTCGAGGCGCTGAGCGATCGCCGCAAGTTCCTGGTGGTGCTCGGCCGTGAGGACGACGCCGCATGGAAGAGCGTCGCGAACCTGCAGAATGTTCTGCCGATCGCACCGGATCAGCTCAACACCTACGACGTCCTGGATGCGGACGAGGTGGTGTTCAGCGTCGAGACGCTCAACGCGTTCATCGAGCAGAACAAGAAGGAGGCCTAG
- the rplW gene encoding 50S ribosomal protein L23, producing the protein MATQADPRDIILAPVISEKSYGLIEDNVYTFLVHPDSNKTQIKIAVEKIFDVKVTSVNTANRQGKRKRTRFGYGKRKDTKRAIVTLADGSKPIEIFGGPVG; encoded by the coding sequence ATGGCTACGCAGGCTGACCCGCGTGACATCATCCTGGCGCCGGTGATCTCCGAGAAGTCCTACGGACTGATCGAGGACAACGTGTACACCTTCCTGGTGCACCCGGACTCGAACAAGACCCAGATCAAGATCGCGGTCGAGAAGATCTTCGACGTCAAGGTCACCAGCGTCAACACCGCAAATCGGCAGGGCAAGCGCAAGCGCACCCGCTTCGGCTACGGCAAGCGCAAGGACACCAAGCGCGCGATCGTGACGCTGGCCGACGGCAGCAAGCCCATCGAGATCTTCGGAGGACCGGTCGGCTGA
- the rplB gene encoding 50S ribosomal protein L2, whose amino-acid sequence MAIRKYKPTTPGRRGASGSDFAEVTRDHPEKSLVRPLHGRGGRNAHGRITTRHKGGGHKRAYRLIDFRRNDKDGINAKVAHIEYDPNRTARIALLHFVDGEKRYIIAPKGLNQGDVVESGAGADIKPGNNLPLRNIPTGTQVHAVELRPGGGAKMARSAGASIQLLGKEGAYATLRMPSGEIRRVDVRCRATVGEVGNAEQSNINWGKAGRMRWKGKRPTVRGVVMNPVDHPHGGGEGKTSGGRHPVSPWGQPEGRTRKNKASDKLIVRRRRTGKNKR is encoded by the coding sequence ATGGCTATTCGTAAGTACAAGCCGACGACCCCGGGTCGTCGCGGCGCCAGCGGATCCGATTTCGCGGAGGTCACCCGTGACCATCCGGAGAAGTCGCTGGTTCGCCCGCTGCACGGACGTGGCGGCCGTAACGCCCACGGCCGCATCACCACTCGGCACAAGGGTGGCGGTCACAAGCGTGCCTACCGTCTGATCGACTTCCGTCGTAACGACAAGGACGGCATCAACGCCAAGGTCGCGCACATCGAGTACGACCCGAACCGCACTGCGCGGATCGCGTTGCTGCACTTCGTGGACGGCGAGAAGCGCTACATCATCGCGCCCAAGGGTCTGAACCAGGGTGACGTGGTGGAGAGCGGCGCGGGCGCCGACATCAAGCCGGGCAACAACCTGCCGCTGCGCAACATCCCGACCGGTACCCAGGTGCACGCCGTCGAGCTGCGCCCGGGTGGCGGGGCGAAGATGGCCCGCAGCGCCGGTGCCTCGATCCAGTTGCTGGGCAAGGAGGGTGCATACGCCACCCTGCGTATGCCCTCCGGCGAGATCCGTCGCGTCGATGTGCGCTGCCGCGCCACCGTCGGCGAGGTCGGCAATGCCGAGCAGTCGAACATCAACTGGGGCAAGGCCGGCCGTATGCGCTGGAAGGGCAAGCGCCCCACTGTCCGCGGTGTCGTCATGAACCCGGTCGACCACCCGCACGGTGGCGGCGAGGGCAAGACCTCGGGTGGTCGCCACCCGGTCAGCCCGTGGGGTCAGCCGGAAGGCCGTACCCGCAAGAACAAGGCGAGCGACAAGCTCATCGTCCGTCGCCGTCGTACCGGCAAGAACAAGCGATAA
- the rpsS gene encoding 30S ribosomal protein S19, translating to MPRSLKKGPFVDDHLLAKVDTQNEKGTKQVIKTWSRRSTIIPDFIGHTFAVHDGRKHVPVFVSDNMVGHKLGEFAPTRTFKGHIKDDRKAKRR from the coding sequence ATGCCACGCAGCCTCAAGAAGGGCCCGTTCGTCGACGACCACCTCCTTGCGAAGGTGGATACCCAGAACGAGAAGGGCACCAAGCAGGTCATCAAGACCTGGTCGCGTCGTTCGACCATCATTCCTGACTTCATCGGGCACACCTTCGCCGTCCACGACGGCCGCAAGCACGTCCCGGTGTTCGTCTCGGACAACATGGTCGGGCACAAGCTGGGCGAGTTCGCCCCTACCCGCACCTTCAAGGGTCACATCAAGGATGACCGGAAAGCGAAGCGCCGGTAA
- the rplV gene encoding 50S ribosomal protein L22, whose product MTTQTDNPTAKATAKFVSVTPMKARRVIDLIRGKNVDEALDILRFAPQSASEPVYKVLASAVANAENNLDLDRRTLVVATAFADEGPTLKRFQPRAQGRAFRIRKRTSHITVVVESLPEKATASRGRSRQPKKGAQ is encoded by the coding sequence ATGACTACGCAAACCGATAATCCGACAGCCAAGGCCACCGCGAAGTTCGTCAGCGTGACGCCGATGAAGGCGCGTCGCGTGATCGACCTGATCCGCGGCAAGAACGTCGACGAGGCCCTCGACATCCTGCGGTTCGCCCCGCAGTCGGCTTCCGAGCCGGTGTACAAGGTCCTCGCCAGCGCCGTCGCGAATGCGGAGAACAACCTGGATCTGGATCGCCGGACCCTGGTCGTCGCCACCGCGTTCGCCGACGAGGGTCCCACGCTCAAGCGGTTCCAGCCGCGTGCGCAGGGTCGTGCGTTCCGCATCCGCAAGCGCACCAGCCACATCACCGTCGTCGTCGAGAGCCTTCCCGAGAAGGCAACCGCTTCGCGCGGCCGGTCGCGTCAGCCGAAGAAGGGAGCCCAGTAG
- the rpsC gene encoding 30S ribosomal protein S3 gives MGQKINPHGFRLGITTDWSSRWYADKQYAEYVKEDVAIRKLLSTGLERAGIAKVEIERTRDRVRVDIHTARPGIVIGRRGAEADRIRGDLEKLTGKQVQLNILEVKNAESEAQLVAQGVAEQLSNRVAFRRAMRKAIQSAMRQPNVKGIRVQCSGRLGGAEMSRSEFYREGRVPLHTLRADIDYGLYEAKTTFGRIGVKVWIYKGDIVGGKRELSAAAPATEDRRPRRPSRPRRSGASGTTATSTDAGRAAEAPAEATAGATAAAGAEKQEG, from the coding sequence GTGGGTCAGAAAATCAACCCGCACGGCTTCCGTCTGGGCATCACCACGGACTGGAGTTCGCGGTGGTACGCCGACAAGCAGTATGCGGAGTACGTGAAAGAGGATGTCGCCATCCGCAAGCTCCTGTCCACCGGACTCGAGCGCGCCGGCATCGCCAAGGTGGAGATCGAACGCACCCGTGACCGGGTCCGCGTCGACATCCACACCGCCCGTCCGGGCATCGTCATCGGCCGCCGCGGCGCCGAGGCCGACCGGATTCGTGGCGACCTGGAGAAGCTGACCGGCAAGCAGGTGCAGCTGAACATCCTCGAGGTGAAGAACGCAGAGTCCGAGGCCCAACTGGTGGCCCAGGGCGTCGCTGAGCAGCTGAGCAACCGTGTGGCGTTCCGTCGCGCGATGCGCAAGGCGATCCAGTCGGCGATGCGTCAGCCGAACGTGAAGGGCATCCGGGTCCAGTGCTCGGGTCGCCTGGGCGGTGCAGAGATGAGCCGCAGTGAGTTCTACCGCGAGGGACGCGTGCCGCTGCATACGCTGCGCGCCGACATCGACTACGGACTCTACGAAGCCAAGACCACCTTCGGCCGCATCGGCGTGAAGGTCTGGATCTACAAGGGCGACATCGTCGGCGGCAAGCGTGAGCTCAGTGCAGCCGCGCCGGCCACCGAGGACCGTCGTCCCCGCCGGCCCAGCCGGCCCCGGCGCAGCGGTGCTTCCGGCACCACTGCCACGAGCACCGACGCGGGTCGCGCGGCGGAGGCTCCGGCAGAAGCCACCGCGGGGGCCACTGCAGCGGCGGGCGCCGAGAAGCAGGAGGGCTAG
- the rplP gene encoding 50S ribosomal protein L16 — protein sequence MLIPRRVKHRKQHHPSLKGQAKGGTKVTFGDYGIQALESAYITNRQIESARIAINRHIKRGGKVWINIFPDRPLTKKPAETRMGSGKGSPEWWVAPVKPGRVLFEMSYPNEETAREALRRAQHKLPIKTRIVTREEQF from the coding sequence ATGTTGATCCCCCGTCGGGTCAAGCACCGCAAGCAGCATCACCCCAGCCTGAAGGGTCAGGCGAAGGGCGGCACCAAGGTGACGTTCGGTGACTACGGCATCCAGGCTCTGGAGAGTGCCTACATCACCAACCGTCAGATCGAGTCCGCTCGTATCGCCATCAACCGGCACATCAAGCGTGGCGGCAAGGTCTGGATCAACATCTTCCCGGACCGCCCGCTGACCAAGAAGCCTGCCGAGACCCGCATGGGTTCCGGTAAGGGTTCGCCCGAGTGGTGGGTCGCCCCGGTCAAGCCGGGTCGCGTGCTGTTCGAGATGAGCTACCCCAATGAGGAGACCGCGCGCGAGGCCCTGCGCCGTGCGCAGCACAAGCTCCCCATCAAGACCCGGATCGTGACCAGAGAGGAGCAGTTCTGA
- the rpmC gene encoding 50S ribosomal protein L29 codes for MALGVAANELRELSDTDLVDRLKESKEELFNLRFQMATGQLDNNRRLRTVRREIARIYTVMRERELGLASGPDGDDA; via the coding sequence ATGGCACTCGGAGTTGCTGCGAACGAGCTGCGTGAGCTCAGTGATACCGATCTGGTCGATCGCCTCAAAGAGTCGAAGGAAGAACTGTTCAACCTTCGGTTCCAGATGGCCACCGGCCAGCTCGACAACAACCGTCGTCTGCGGACCGTGCGTCGCGAGATCGCACGTATCTACACCGTGATGCGCGAGCGCGAGCTGGGCCTGGCGTCGGGACCGGATGGTGATGACGCATGA
- the rpsQ gene encoding 30S ribosomal protein S17 — protein sequence MSEDQNVSQTATGKAEVRNDRKERIGYVVSDKMQKTIVVELEDRKSHKLYGKIIRTTSKVKAHDENETAGVGDRVRLMETRPTSATKRWRLVEVLEKAK from the coding sequence ATGAGTGAGGACCAGAACGTGAGCCAGACCGCCACAGGTAAGGCTGAAGTGCGTAACGACCGCAAGGAGCGGATCGGTTACGTGGTCAGCGACAAGATGCAGAAGACCATCGTGGTCGAGCTGGAAGATCGTAAGAGCCACAAGCTCTACGGCAAGATCATCCGGACCACGAGCAAGGTCAAGGCGCACGACGAGAACGAGACCGCCGGTGTCGGCGACCGCGTGCGGCTCATGGAGACCCGCCCGACGTCGGCCACCAAGCGGTGGCGCCTCGTCGAGGTGCTGGAGAAGGCCAAGTAA
- a CDS encoding alpha-amylase family protein yields the protein MPQLPPSPLIYEINTWPWLARLTLENGRPVTLGTVPDVEWDAIAESGFHAVWLMGVWRRSAVGVAIACADEPLMDWFASALPDFRSDDVVGSPYCVRDYVVDDHLGGPDGLAHARRALADRGVALILDHVPNHVALDHPWVAAHPSWFVTGDLDDLDREPESYVLVDGAVIANGRDPYFPAWRDVVQLNAFSPGLRAATLDTLRQIAGQCDGVRCDMAMLMMNDVFARTWGASEATGDVGASEATGDVGASDEFWPGIIAAIRAEVPGFCFIAEAYWGTEPALRAQGFDHCYDKSLYDTLREDPAGLRAQLSADPGHQRALLRFIENHDEPRSAASFGERDELAAVATLTQLGARLVHDGQLQGRRIRVPVQLGRFPDEPVDAARADFYRGLLAVLRDDAFAGVEWGLVHGADASDTGVVAAWRRGGRDGEWLVVVNPGDRPATVRLACRTTGHELSDPLSGESIRVGDDGTVDVSLPAWGRRIYH from the coding sequence GTGCCCCAACTGCCGCCGTCGCCGCTGATCTACGAGATCAACACCTGGCCGTGGCTCGCCCGACTCACCCTCGAGAACGGGCGGCCGGTCACCCTCGGGACCGTGCCCGACGTCGAGTGGGACGCGATCGCGGAGTCGGGTTTCCACGCGGTCTGGTTGATGGGGGTGTGGCGGCGCAGTGCTGTCGGCGTCGCGATCGCCTGCGCCGACGAGCCGCTGATGGACTGGTTCGCATCCGCACTGCCGGATTTCCGATCCGACGACGTCGTCGGATCGCCGTACTGTGTGCGTGACTACGTCGTCGACGATCACCTCGGCGGTCCCGACGGGCTCGCCCATGCGCGTCGCGCGCTGGCCGATCGCGGTGTCGCGCTGATCCTCGACCATGTGCCCAATCACGTGGCCCTCGACCATCCGTGGGTGGCGGCCCATCCGTCGTGGTTCGTCACCGGCGACCTCGACGACCTCGATCGGGAGCCGGAGTCGTATGTGCTGGTCGACGGTGCCGTGATCGCCAACGGGCGTGACCCGTACTTCCCGGCGTGGCGAGACGTCGTCCAGCTGAACGCGTTCAGCCCGGGCCTGCGTGCCGCGACACTGGATACTCTCCGGCAGATCGCCGGCCAGTGCGACGGCGTCCGCTGCGACATGGCGATGCTGATGATGAACGACGTCTTCGCGCGGACGTGGGGGGCGAGCGAAGCGACGGGGGATGTGGGGGCGAGCGAAGCGACGGGGGATGTGGGGGCGAGCGACGAGTTCTGGCCCGGCATCATCGCCGCCATCCGCGCGGAGGTGCCCGGCTTCTGCTTCATCGCGGAGGCCTACTGGGGCACGGAACCGGCGTTGCGGGCGCAGGGCTTCGATCACTGCTATGACAAGTCGCTCTACGACACGTTGCGCGAGGACCCGGCGGGTCTGCGCGCGCAGTTGTCGGCGGACCCGGGACACCAGCGAGCGCTCCTGCGGTTCATCGAGAACCACGACGAGCCGCGCAGCGCCGCGTCCTTCGGCGAACGCGATGAGCTCGCGGCGGTCGCCACCCTGACCCAACTCGGGGCCCGACTCGTCCACGACGGTCAGCTGCAGGGACGACGCATCCGGGTCCCTGTCCAGCTCGGCCGGTTCCCCGACGAACCGGTCGACGCCGCGCGCGCCGACTTCTATCGGGGCCTGCTGGCCGTGCTCCGCGACGACGCTTTCGCCGGCGTCGAGTGGGGTCTGGTCCATGGCGCCGACGCATCGGATACCGGGGTGGTGGCCGCGTGGCGACGCGGCGGCCGTGACGGAGAGTGGCTGGTGGTGGTCAATCCCGGCGATCGACCTGCGACCGTGCGTCTCGCGTGCCGGACGACGGGGCACGAACTGTCCGACCCGTTGTCCGGGGAGTCGATCCGCGTCGGCGACGACGGGACCGTCGACGTCTCGCTGCCCGCGTGGGGCCGGCGGATCTACCACTGA
- a CDS encoding sensor histidine kinase — translation MVVIDRRPQVGHAAVDRVRAYLGGFRGPRVDDSDVTRMQRIGARFVGCGLLVFTLVMLPVTVRCADLTDAWWTPVSLLLVVGPALALVTATLRPVPQGLMVLTCVSAIAYVVATLLWFVAWRGVPDDVTRYSVWLCQFPSVPSIALVLVLRPGWAFVHLVGATVLAHAANQVGLYGEIRPATMLSAPLTMALSGVFMAVAYATVRNVQSLDARRAAMLRAAASSAADMAQEGERTRFAAMIHDKVIASLLAVGAGRSDPRVARQAAATLEELDRRDDDTEGGEVTVVRFADGIRRSATAVGGRIRTEIAMPEEEISYPTSVVAAMTGTTDEAVRNWRRHAGPGAHCVIDADFHDGAVRIVIADDGVGFDPRSVSPERYGIAVGVHGRMDALPGGSARIHSAPGEGTAVVVEWRQP, via the coding sequence ATGGTGGTGATCGATCGGCGCCCGCAGGTCGGGCACGCGGCTGTCGATCGCGTGCGTGCCTATCTCGGCGGATTCCGGGGCCCTCGGGTCGACGACTCAGACGTCACCCGCATGCAACGCATCGGAGCACGGTTCGTCGGGTGTGGGCTGCTCGTGTTCACCCTGGTGATGCTTCCGGTGACGGTCCGGTGCGCCGATCTCACCGACGCCTGGTGGACCCCGGTCAGTCTGCTGCTCGTCGTCGGGCCGGCGCTGGCGCTGGTGACGGCGACGCTGCGTCCGGTGCCCCAGGGTCTGATGGTGCTGACCTGCGTCTCGGCGATCGCCTATGTGGTGGCCACCCTGCTGTGGTTCGTGGCGTGGCGTGGGGTGCCCGACGATGTGACCCGGTACTCGGTGTGGTTGTGCCAGTTCCCGTCGGTGCCGAGTATCGCGCTGGTCCTGGTGTTGCGACCGGGGTGGGCGTTCGTCCATCTCGTCGGCGCGACGGTCCTCGCGCATGCGGCCAATCAGGTCGGTCTCTACGGTGAGATCCGCCCGGCCACGATGCTGAGTGCGCCGCTGACGATGGCACTCAGCGGGGTGTTCATGGCGGTGGCGTACGCGACGGTCCGCAACGTGCAATCACTCGACGCGAGACGTGCGGCGATGCTGCGGGCGGCGGCCTCGAGTGCCGCGGACATGGCGCAGGAAGGCGAGCGGACGCGCTTCGCGGCGATGATCCACGACAAGGTGATCGCCTCGCTGCTGGCCGTCGGTGCAGGTCGGTCGGATCCGCGCGTCGCCCGGCAGGCGGCCGCGACCCTCGAGGAGCTGGATCGTCGCGACGACGACACCGAGGGCGGCGAGGTCACCGTCGTCCGCTTCGCGGACGGCATCCGGCGCTCTGCCACCGCGGTCGGCGGCCGGATTCGCACCGAGATCGCGATGCCCGAGGAGGAGATCTCGTACCCGACGTCGGTCGTCGCCGCGATGACCGGCACGACCGACGAGGCGGTTCGCAACTGGCGACGGCACGCCGGGCCCGGTGCACACTGTGTGATCGACGCCGACTTTCACGACGGCGCCGTTCGCATCGTCATCGCCGACGACGGCGTCGGCTTCGACCCCCGATCCGTCAGCCCGGAGCGGTATGGGATCGCCGTCGGTGTCCACGGCCGCATGGACGCCCTGCCCGGCGGGTCGGCCCGGATTCACAGCGCACCCGGCGAAGGTACTGCCGTGGTCGTCGAATGGCGGCAGCCATGA
- a CDS encoding sensor histidine kinase, translating into MNQPAATTVIDRPAVASSSAHLHQWRQRVIGPPDRSDLARVQRVGARFVGCGLITFTVGLTPLIAGRADLTAWWWPVLSVLLVAGPALILIVATYREQLAHLTALAAMCSLGFLAATALWFVAWTGDVPSDHSGWSVWLVQFPGVPGLVFGMVGRYRLALAHIVTAALLAQTANQVGLTGHLVPEWYLGSLMTMALTCVFLAVAVVTVRTAALLDDTRAAAMQAAAASAASTAVETERARFAALVHDKVIAILLAIDVGRPAPRLATQAALALDELDHRDSENPPASVVGVDEFVQRVRTAVTTTDDEVGREFSIDHTVAGRYPTGVVSEMIDAMCEAIRNSGRHAGADASCLVVGDFRADRVTLAIVDDGRGFDPGQVSPERLGVAVGIRRRMTALAGGGAEVRSEPGRGTAVVLRWVHDVGA; encoded by the coding sequence GTGAACCAGCCTGCCGCCACCACGGTGATCGACCGACCGGCGGTCGCATCGAGTTCGGCGCACCTCCATCAGTGGCGTCAGCGGGTGATCGGGCCGCCCGACCGCTCCGACCTCGCGCGCGTCCAGCGGGTCGGTGCACGGTTCGTCGGGTGTGGGCTGATCACCTTCACCGTCGGGCTGACCCCGTTGATCGCGGGCCGCGCTGATCTGACCGCCTGGTGGTGGCCGGTGCTGAGCGTCCTGCTCGTGGCGGGGCCCGCCTTGATCCTGATCGTCGCGACCTATCGTGAGCAACTCGCTCATCTCACCGCCCTCGCCGCGATGTGCAGCCTCGGTTTCCTCGCGGCGACAGCGCTCTGGTTCGTGGCGTGGACCGGCGACGTTCCCTCGGACCACTCGGGGTGGAGCGTCTGGCTCGTACAGTTCCCCGGTGTACCCGGCCTGGTCTTCGGAATGGTCGGGCGCTATCGGCTTGCCCTGGCCCACATCGTCACCGCGGCACTGCTGGCCCAGACGGCCAACCAGGTCGGCCTCACCGGACATTTGGTCCCCGAGTGGTATCTCGGCTCGTTGATGACCATGGCGCTCACGTGCGTCTTCCTCGCCGTCGCGGTGGTCACCGTGCGGACCGCCGCGCTCCTCGACGACACGCGGGCGGCCGCGATGCAGGCCGCGGCGGCGTCGGCGGCGTCCACGGCCGTCGAGACCGAACGCGCCCGCTTCGCGGCGCTCGTCCACGACAAGGTCATCGCGATCCTGCTGGCCATCGACGTCGGCCGTCCCGCGCCGCGGCTGGCGACCCAGGCCGCCCTCGCACTCGACGAACTCGATCATCGGGACAGCGAGAATCCGCCGGCGTCGGTCGTCGGCGTCGACGAGTTCGTGCAGCGCGTCCGCACCGCGGTGACCACCACCGACGACGAGGTCGGCCGGGAATTCTCGATCGACCACACTGTGGCCGGCCGGTATCCGACCGGAGTGGTCTCCGAGATGATCGACGCGATGTGTGAGGCGATCCGCAACTCCGGCAGGCATGCCGGAGCAGACGCATCATGTCTGGTCGTCGGCGACTTCCGGGCCGATCGCGTCACGTTGGCGATCGTCGACGACGGCCGCGGATTCGACCCCGGACAGGTCAGTCCGGAACGGTTGGGCGTGGCCGTCGGAATCCGTCGTCGGATGACCGCGTTGGCCGGCGGCGGGGCCGAGGTACGCAGCGAGCCCGGTCGGGGCACCGCCGTCGTCTTGAGGTGGGTGCACGATGTCGGGGCGTGA